The following coding sequences lie in one Arachis stenosperma cultivar V10309 chromosome 5, arast.V10309.gnm1.PFL2, whole genome shotgun sequence genomic window:
- the LOC130981984 gene encoding probable galacturonosyltransferase-like 9 yields MIPLRLSAVVLPLIVCILLPPFTLGIRSFPTATAATTTVALHSLLRFSEAPDYRNGAGCLATTATTTSDDPSLVHIAMTLDSGYLRGSIAAVHSVLRHSSCPENIFFHFIAAEFDSASPRILTRLVRSTFPSLNFKVYIFREDTVINLISSSIRQALENPLNYARNYLGDMLDSSISRVIYLDSDIVVVDDIHKLWNVTLTENRVIGAPEYCHANFTKYFTDEFWLDPLLSRVFGHRKPCYFNTGVMVMDLVRWREGNYRKRIENWMELQRKKRIYELGSLPPFLLVFAGNVEAIDHRWNQHGLGGDNVNGVCRSLHPGPVSLLHWSGKGKPWVRLDEKKPCPLDRLWEPYDLFKPQLVNGGGRGGITREQPWSFSSSILVGYSHDLL; encoded by the coding sequence ATGATTCCGCTACGGTTAAGCGCCGTCGTTTTGCCCCTCATTGTCTGCATCTTATTACCACCATTCACACTCGGGATCCGTTCCTTTCCGACCGCCACCGCCGCCACCACCACCGTCGCCCTCCACAGCCTTCTTCGGTTCTCCGAAGCTCCTGACTACCGCAACGGCGCCGGATGCCTCGCCACCACAGCCACCACGACCTCCGATGACCCCTCCTTAGTCCACATCGCCATGACACTGGACTCCGGCTACCTGCGGGGTTCCATCGCCGCCGTACACTCAGTCCTCCGGCACTCGTCGTGTCCGGAAAACATCTTCTTCCACTTCATCGCAGCCGAGTTCGACTCAGCGAGTCCACGAATCCTAACTCGGCTGGTTCGATCGACGTTCCCTTCGTTGAACTTCAAGGTTTACATCTTCAGAGAAGACACCGTCATCAACCTAATCTCCTCTTCAATCCGTCAAGCCCTAGAAAACCCTCTCAACTACGCAAGAAACTATCTCGGCGACATGCTCGACTCTTCAATCTCCAGAGTCATCTACCTTGACTCCGATATCGTCGTCGTCGACGACATCCACAAGCTCTGGAACGTAACCCTAACGGAGAATCGAGTGATCGGAGCGCCGGAATATTGCCACGCGAATTTCACCAAGTACTTCACTGACGAGTTCTGGTTGGATCCGTTGCTATCTCGAGTGTTCGGTCACAGAAAACCGTGCTATTTCAACACCGGAGTTATGGTGATGGATTTGGTGCGGTGGAGGGAAGGGAACTACAGGAAGAGGATCGAGAACTGGATGGAGTTGCAGAGAAAAAAGAGGATTTACGAGCTTGGATCGTTGCCGCCGTTTCTACTTGTATTTGCGGGGAATGTTGAAGCCATTGATCATCGTTGGAACCAACACGGGCTTGGTGGTGACAATGTCAATGGAGTTTGTAGGTCTCTGCATCCTGGTCCGGTGAGTTTGTTGCATTGGAGTGGGAAAGGGAAGCCATGGGTGAGGCTTGATGAGAAGAAACCGTGTCCGTTGGATCGTCTTTGGGAGCCGTACGATCTGTTCAAGCCGCAACTTGTTAATGGCGGTggcagaggtggaataacaagaGAACAGCCTTGGAGCTTCTCTTCTTCTATATTGGTTGGTTATTCTCATGATTTGTTATGA
- the LOC130982804 gene encoding germin-like protein subfamily 1 member 1: MMIYKMRTNFHSLPLLLFALYLLWGKCRSDPDPLQDYCVANNNNNFFINGVPCINPKEVSASHFATSALSKPGNTSNTFGFAVTPTNTVNLPGLNTLGLVLVRVDIEADGVIPPHSHPRASEVTTCLKGQLLVGFIDTSGRVFTQNLRPGESFVFPKGLIHFLYNRDSKEPVLALSGLNSQNPGAQVASVATFASKPPILNAILAKAFQISAQEVEIIRQKLEG; encoded by the coding sequence ATGATGATATATAAAATGAGAACCAATTTTCACTCACTTCCTCTTCTATTGTTTGCCCTTTACCTTCTATGGGGGAAATGTAGATCAGATCCTGATCCACTTCAAGATTATTGTGTTgccaataacaataacaattttTTCATCAATGGGGTTCCTTGTATTAACCCTAAAGAAGTTTCGGCATCCCATTTTGCCACGTCAGCATTATCCAAACCAGGTAACACAAGCAACACATTTGGCTTTGCAGTTACCCCCACCAACACTGTAAACCTTCCCGGGCTCAACACATTGGGCCTTGTGTTGGTCCGGGTCGACATTGAGGCCGACGGGGTAATTCCACCTCACTCGCACCCGCGGGCCTCGGAAGTCACAACATGCCTAAAGGGCCAGCTTCTAGTGGGCTTTATAGACACATCTGGCCGAGTATTCACTCAAAACCTAAGGCCCGGTGAGTCATTTGTGTTCCCAAAGGGCCTGATTCATTTCCTTTACAATAGAGATTCTAAGGAACCGGTTCTTGCTTTGTCTGGTCTCAATAGCCAGAACCCTGGTGCACAAGTTGCATCCGTTGCAACATTTGCTAGCAAGCCTCCAATTCTTAATGCAATTCTTGCCAAGGCATTTCAGATTAGTGCACAAGAAGTAGAAATAATACGTCAGAAACTTGAAGGGTGA